The following coding sequences lie in one Caproicibacterium argilliputei genomic window:
- the ptsP gene encoding phosphoenolpyruvate--protein phosphotransferase, which produces METVVCTGIGVSDGVRMAKARVYHQPAVRQAAAETIAPEQADTEQARLRVAAEKAGQVVEQLLQKSQSVLQEEQIGILKGQKSMLTDPAFVPEMQRRIQKQNLSAEAAVRAVTEQFAELFRKMPDPYMQERAADVQDAGSRLLRILSGEDCTALSEIQEESILLAQDLSASDTVQLDRRYVLAFAMEQGGATSHTSIFARSMGIPAVVGISGLLQQAHDGDWVIVDGAAGKCILRPDEKMIAEYRKKMQEEAQRRELLTTYAGKPAALANGRRMIAAANIGSDTDAAFALQQGAEASGLLRTEQLFLSRGTAPTEEEQFTIYRRAAEAFSKVSPGSVVIRTLDIGGDKAVPYLSIPKEQNPFLGYRAIRLCLEQKELFLTQLRAILRASAFGKVQVMFPMISGVGELLAAKAMLQEAKAQLHDRGEAYDQQISVGVMIEIPSAALTAPALAKEVDFFSIGTNDLVQYTLAVDRGNEKVASLYDYFHPAVLQLIHLTLQAAQTRRIPVGMCGNMAGDPLAVPLLAGMGLQELSMAAGSIPQVKYVLSCVTAQECHALAEAALRCDSPQEVRKKLRDFAHTHRIQLPQ; this is translated from the coding sequence ATGGAAACTGTAGTTTGCACGGGAATCGGCGTATCAGACGGCGTGCGCATGGCGAAGGCACGGGTGTATCATCAACCGGCAGTGCGGCAGGCTGCCGCCGAAACCATTGCGCCGGAGCAGGCTGACACCGAGCAGGCGCGGCTGCGGGTCGCCGCCGAAAAGGCAGGGCAGGTGGTGGAACAGCTGCTCCAAAAATCACAGTCCGTTTTGCAAGAAGAGCAGATTGGCATCTTGAAAGGGCAGAAGTCCATGCTGACAGATCCGGCATTCGTACCGGAGATGCAGCGCAGAATCCAGAAGCAGAATCTTTCTGCCGAGGCGGCGGTTCGTGCGGTGACAGAACAATTTGCCGAACTGTTCCGCAAAATGCCGGACCCGTATATGCAGGAGCGCGCCGCGGATGTGCAGGATGCCGGCAGTCGCCTGCTGCGGATTTTATCCGGCGAGGACTGCACCGCACTTTCTGAGATTCAGGAAGAAAGCATTTTGCTGGCGCAGGATCTTTCCGCTTCAGACACCGTGCAGCTTGACCGCCGGTATGTGCTGGCGTTTGCAATGGAGCAGGGCGGTGCAACCTCACACACTTCGATTTTTGCGCGATCCATGGGGATTCCGGCGGTTGTTGGAATTTCGGGGCTGCTGCAGCAGGCGCATGACGGCGATTGGGTGATTGTAGATGGCGCGGCGGGAAAATGTATTCTGCGGCCGGACGAAAAAATGATTGCAGAGTACCGCAAAAAGATGCAGGAAGAAGCGCAGCGCCGCGAGCTGCTGACCACTTACGCCGGAAAACCGGCGGCGTTGGCAAATGGTCGGCGCATGATTGCCGCCGCCAATATCGGTTCGGACACAGATGCGGCGTTTGCCCTGCAACAGGGGGCGGAAGCTTCCGGTCTGCTGCGTACAGAGCAGCTGTTCCTTTCCCGCGGCACTGCGCCGACGGAAGAGGAACAGTTTACCATTTACCGCCGTGCGGCGGAGGCGTTTTCCAAAGTGTCTCCGGGCAGCGTGGTGATTCGCACGCTGGATATCGGCGGTGACAAGGCGGTGCCGTACCTTTCCATTCCCAAGGAACAGAATCCATTTTTGGGGTACCGCGCCATTCGGCTCTGCTTGGAACAGAAGGAACTGTTTTTGACGCAGCTGCGCGCGATACTGCGCGCCAGCGCATTTGGAAAGGTACAGGTCATGTTCCCCATGATTTCCGGCGTAGGAGAGTTGCTCGCCGCCAAGGCTATGCTGCAGGAAGCGAAGGCGCAGCTGCACGACCGCGGCGAAGCATATGACCAACAGATTTCGGTTGGCGTGATGATTGAGATTCCATCGGCAGCGCTGACAGCGCCTGCTTTGGCGAAGGAAGTGGACTTTTTCAGCATCGGTACCAACGATTTGGTGCAGTACACCCTTGCGGTGGATCGCGGCAATGAAAAAGTCGCATCCCTGTATGATTATTTTCATCCTGCCGTGCTGCAGCTGATTCATCTGACGCTGCAGGCGGCGCAGACCCGGCGCATTCCGGTCGGGATGTGCGGAAATATGGCAGGCGACCCGCTGGCGGTGCCGCTGCTTGCCGGGATGGGTCTGCAGGAATTGAGCATGGCGGCGGGTTCCATTCCACAGGTGAAGTACGTGCTCAGCTGCGTAACCGCGCAGGAATGCCATGCCTTGGCAGAAGCGGCGCTTCGCTGCGACTCGCCGCAGGAAGTGCGCAAGAAACTGCGCGACTTTGCACATACACATCGAATCCAGCTTCCGCAGTGA
- a CDS encoding PTS fructose transporter subunit IIABC encodes MKIDELLQSEGIALQEAASSKEEAIDKLIQLLDQEGCISDKAAFKAGILEREQKSSTAVGGGIAIPHAKVAAVKKAGIAAMTVPAGVEYGAADHKPSDLLFMIAAPASGSDLHLQALQRLAVLLMVPGFKEQLMQAKDKEAFRKLIAQKEAEKFPEQAAEKAAVAAQPSAAEKTAYQVLAVTACPTGIAHTFMAAENLIQKAKKMGVSLKAETDGADGVQHALTPEEIAACKGIIVAADKDVEMSRFDGKPVLLASVSAGINKGESLIQTVLDGKAPVYHHTGAKAAASVGEESTGHKIYKQLMNGVSHMLPFVTGGGILIALAFLIDSANGITGGPNFGTTTAAAKFLKTIGGFAFNMMLPILAGFIAMAIADRPGLAIGMVGGIIAMNGSTFADPAGGKISAGFLGALLAGFIAGYLVKFMKKLFSGLPKSLDGIKPVLLYPLLGIFMIGIVMAVVNPLMILINQGITAALTSLHGSAAALLGMVVSGMMAIDMGGPINKASYLFATAQLASPGADGMGFRIMASCMIGGMVPPLAIALCTSLFKNRFTPKERQSGIVNYVLGLSFITEGAIPYAASDPLHVLPSMAAGSAVSGALSMLFGCQLRAPHGGIFVLPTISNPFGYFVALAIGTVVGCLLLAVLKKPLPQEVWNAKPDEDSGDLF; translated from the coding sequence TTGAAAATTGATGAGTTGCTGCAGAGCGAGGGCATCGCGCTGCAGGAAGCCGCTTCTTCCAAAGAGGAAGCAATCGACAAGCTGATTCAGCTGCTGGATCAGGAAGGTTGCATTTCAGACAAAGCCGCTTTTAAAGCGGGCATTCTGGAGCGGGAACAGAAAAGTTCCACAGCGGTGGGCGGTGGAATCGCCATTCCGCACGCGAAGGTCGCCGCGGTGAAAAAGGCGGGCATTGCCGCCATGACCGTACCGGCTGGCGTGGAGTATGGTGCGGCAGACCACAAACCCTCCGACCTGCTGTTCATGATTGCCGCACCGGCTTCGGGCAGCGACCTGCACCTGCAGGCTCTGCAGCGCCTGGCGGTGCTGCTGATGGTGCCTGGCTTTAAGGAACAGCTAATGCAGGCAAAGGACAAGGAAGCGTTTCGCAAACTGATTGCACAGAAAGAGGCGGAAAAGTTCCCGGAGCAGGCAGCGGAAAAAGCGGCTGTGGCAGCGCAGCCCTCTGCGGCAGAGAAAACTGCCTATCAGGTTCTGGCGGTCACTGCGTGCCCGACCGGCATTGCACATACCTTTATGGCGGCAGAAAACCTGATACAGAAAGCGAAAAAAATGGGCGTTTCGCTGAAGGCGGAAACTGACGGCGCAGACGGTGTGCAGCACGCGCTGACACCCGAAGAAATCGCCGCGTGCAAAGGCATTATTGTCGCGGCAGACAAAGATGTGGAAATGAGCCGCTTTGACGGCAAGCCGGTGCTGCTTGCTAGCGTCAGCGCGGGTATCAATAAGGGCGAGTCGCTGATTCAAACCGTTCTGGACGGCAAAGCACCGGTTTATCATCACACTGGTGCCAAGGCGGCTGCCTCTGTTGGGGAAGAAAGCACCGGACATAAGATTTACAAGCAGCTGATGAATGGCGTTTCCCATATGCTTCCGTTCGTAACAGGCGGCGGCATTCTGATTGCGCTGGCGTTCCTGATTGATTCAGCCAACGGCATTACCGGCGGCCCCAATTTCGGTACCACCACCGCAGCGGCAAAGTTTTTAAAGACCATCGGTGGCTTTGCATTTAACATGATGCTGCCGATTTTAGCCGGTTTTATCGCTATGGCGATTGCGGACCGTCCCGGTCTTGCCATCGGCATGGTGGGTGGCATTATCGCCATGAACGGTAGTACGTTTGCAGACCCGGCGGGCGGAAAAATCAGCGCGGGTTTTCTGGGCGCGCTGCTTGCGGGCTTCATTGCGGGGTATCTGGTCAAGTTCATGAAAAAACTGTTCAGCGGCCTGCCGAAATCTTTGGACGGTATTAAACCGGTGCTGCTGTATCCGCTGCTGGGCATCTTTATGATTGGCATTGTCATGGCAGTGGTGAATCCGCTGATGATTCTCATTAACCAGGGAATCACTGCGGCACTCACCAGCCTGCACGGCAGCGCGGCGGCGCTTCTGGGTATGGTGGTCAGCGGCATGATGGCGATTGATATGGGCGGCCCAATCAACAAGGCATCCTATCTGTTTGCTACAGCGCAGCTTGCCTCCCCCGGTGCGGATGGCATGGGCTTCCGTATCATGGCTTCCTGCATGATTGGCGGCATGGTGCCGCCGCTGGCGATTGCCTTGTGCACCTCGCTGTTTAAAAACCGCTTTACGCCGAAAGAGCGCCAGTCCGGCATTGTCAACTATGTACTGGGTCTTTCCTTCATCACCGAGGGCGCGATTCCTTACGCGGCGTCTGACCCGCTGCACGTGCTGCCCTCCATGGCGGCCGGCTCTGCAGTCAGCGGCGCGCTTTCCATGCTGTTTGGGTGCCAGCTGCGTGCACCGCACGGTGGAATTTTCGTTCTGCCGACCATCAGCAATCCGTTTGGTTACTTTGTGGCGTTGGCAATCGGCACAGTGGTTGGCTGCCTGCTGCTGGCGGTGCTCAAAAAGCCCTTGCCGCAGGAGGTCTGGAATGCAAAACCGGATGAGGACAGCGGTGATTTGTTCTGA
- a CDS encoding DUF3842 family protein: MQVLVIDGQGGGIGRELVAALKGRLPQAQVTAVGTNSAATAAMLKAGADNAATGENAVFVNSRTADVIVGPLSIVVADSMLGEVTAAMAAAVGRSPAKRVLIPVSRCNNYVAGDRGRPLSEYVQDAVALIEAG; encoded by the coding sequence GTGCAGGTTCTGGTTATTGACGGGCAGGGCGGCGGTATCGGCCGCGAACTAGTGGCGGCGCTCAAGGGCAGACTGCCGCAGGCGCAGGTGACGGCGGTCGGCACCAACAGCGCGGCAACCGCCGCCATGCTGAAAGCAGGCGCGGACAATGCCGCCACCGGCGAAAATGCGGTTTTTGTCAACAGCCGCACGGCAGATGTCATTGTTGGGCCGCTCAGCATCGTGGTTGCGGACTCTATGCTGGGCGAAGTGACCGCCGCCATGGCGGCCGCCGTGGGGCGCAGTCCCGCAAAGCGTGTGCTGATTCCGGTCAGCCGGTGCAATAATTACGTTGCCGGTGACCGGGGACGACCGCTGAGCGAGTATGTGCAGGACGCAGTTGCGCTGATTGAAGCAGGCTGA
- a CDS encoding energy-coupling factor transporter transmembrane component T family protein, with product MENLLLGQYVPSDSFVHRMDARAKLLGFLLLLAVVLLAADGFGYIWAAAVTAAAVLAARLPAKSLVVSFRGMWPFFLVIFSMNALFSKSGEAFWSWWIFRLSVAGILQGIRAAANMAFLLALSAVLLYTTPPVQVTEALESFLKPLKLLRVPVEEIAMILGISFRFLPDLLTETEKIRRAQLARGARFSGRGVWGKATGVLPLVVPVFLSAFRRADALSTAMEARAYRGAAGRTHRTLSQLRAMDGAALGFCLSVLAVQIFAGYFIK from the coding sequence GTGGAAAATCTTCTGCTGGGGCAGTATGTACCCAGCGATTCGTTTGTGCACCGAATGGACGCACGCGCAAAATTGCTCGGCTTTCTGCTGCTTTTGGCGGTGGTTCTGCTAGCGGCAGACGGATTCGGGTATATTTGGGCGGCGGCTGTAACTGCGGCGGCAGTTCTGGCGGCGCGGCTGCCGGCAAAAAGCCTTGTGGTATCCTTCCGGGGGATGTGGCCGTTTTTTCTGGTGATTTTCAGCATGAACGCACTGTTTTCCAAAAGCGGAGAAGCTTTCTGGTCCTGGTGGATTTTTCGATTGAGCGTGGCGGGAATCCTGCAGGGCATACGGGCTGCTGCCAATATGGCGTTCCTGCTGGCGCTCAGTGCGGTGCTGCTTTATACAACACCGCCGGTACAGGTTACCGAGGCACTGGAAAGCTTTTTGAAACCGCTGAAACTGCTGCGTGTGCCAGTGGAGGAAATAGCCATGATTCTGGGCATTTCGTTTCGCTTTCTGCCGGATTTGCTTACGGAAACGGAAAAAATCCGCCGGGCACAGCTTGCGCGCGGCGCACGGTTTTCCGGGCGTGGTGTTTGGGGCAAAGCCACCGGCGTTTTGCCGCTGGTTGTGCCGGTGTTTCTGTCGGCATTTCGGCGGGCTGACGCACTTTCAACCGCCATGGAGGCGCGTGCTTACCGCGGCGCCGCCGGTCGGACACACCGTACCCTTTCCCAGCTGCGGGCGATGGACGGCGCGGCGCTGGGTTTCTGTTTGTCTGTCCTTGCAGTGCAGATTTTTGCAGGGTATTTTATCAAATAA
- a CDS encoding ECF transporter S component, protein MKQLSSVKKSILTALCIALCVVLPLAFHAVPDGGTIYSPMHLPVLLCGLVCGWPFGLLCGVAGPLLSSLLTQMPPAAYLPAMLVELAAYGVLSGLLMQWVHTGKRTADLYISLLGAMVGGRLLAGAAKALFFAAGSYSLSAWAAAYFVVSLPGMILQLILLPVLYTALEKSALIPPRYAKRQNIGKA, encoded by the coding sequence ATGAAACAACTGTCATCGGTTAAAAAATCAATTTTGACGGCGCTTTGCATTGCGCTGTGCGTCGTTCTGCCACTGGCGTTTCACGCTGTGCCGGACGGCGGTACCATTTACAGCCCCATGCACCTGCCGGTGCTGCTGTGCGGGTTGGTCTGCGGCTGGCCGTTTGGCTTGTTGTGCGGGGTTGCGGGGCCGCTGCTCTCCAGCCTGCTGACGCAGATGCCGCCGGCAGCATATTTGCCGGCAATGCTGGTAGAGCTGGCCGCTTATGGCGTTTTATCCGGTTTGCTGATGCAGTGGGTGCACACCGGAAAACGGACAGCGGATTTATACATCAGCCTGCTGGGGGCGATGGTGGGCGGCCGCCTGCTTGCCGGTGCGGCGAAGGCACTGTTTTTCGCGGCGGGCAGCTACTCCCTGTCCGCGTGGGCAGCCGCCTACTTTGTGGTCAGTCTGCCGGGCATGATTCTGCAGCTGATTCTGCTGCCGGTGCTGTACACGGCACTGGAAAAGTCCGCATTGATTCCGCCGCGCTACGCAAAGCGGCAGAACATCGGTAAAGCCTGA
- a CDS encoding nucleoside/nucleotide kinase family protein yields the protein MEFAQCLLRQAEKHPSLQAQDVLKLCYQAAFGAAHLRQQLPQGEKWFYEEFAATPADAQALSEPISPALCRVNLSAWKRCKLPPAWLFRLCGLTEEADGGARARFLLYCGQVRELAQAGKLPVTEAAWEAQLRQFDGTGRGPVHHSEPYRQAEAPAYRLAPAWAVRLFPLLQRLAALPEKPVSVLAMDGRTASGKSTMAAQLAVVLQAGVAHMDDFFLPQSLRTTARLSVPGGNVHYERFIQEILPYLRDANAFSYRKFDCGSMDFAGQREVPVGRWRIVEGSYSMHPKFGRYWDTAVFSTVNPQEQLERICRRNGAQAAALFETHWIPLEEAYFADCRTAERADLTL from the coding sequence ATGGAGTTTGCACAGTGCCTGCTGCGGCAGGCGGAAAAGCATCCGTCCCTGCAGGCGCAGGATGTCTTAAAACTGTGTTACCAGGCGGCGTTCGGTGCAGCGCATCTGCGGCAGCAACTGCCGCAGGGCGAAAAGTGGTTTTACGAAGAATTTGCGGCGACGCCGGCGGATGCACAGGCGCTGTCGGAGCCGATTTCACCGGCACTGTGCCGTGTGAACCTTTCCGCCTGGAAGCGGTGCAAACTGCCGCCGGCGTGGCTGTTTCGCCTGTGCGGCTTGACAGAGGAGGCGGATGGGGGTGCGCGGGCACGGTTCTTACTGTACTGCGGGCAGGTGCGGGAACTTGCACAGGCGGGCAAATTGCCGGTGACCGAAGCGGCCTGGGAAGCACAGCTGCGGCAGTTTGACGGCACGGGGCGCGGGCCAGTTCACCACAGCGAACCGTATCGGCAGGCAGAAGCACCGGCTTACCGGCTGGCGCCCGCATGGGCGGTCCGGCTGTTTCCACTGCTGCAGCGGCTGGCGGCTTTGCCGGAAAAGCCGGTTTCGGTTTTGGCGATGGACGGCCGCACGGCCTCCGGAAAAAGCACGATGGCGGCGCAGCTTGCAGTGGTGCTGCAGGCCGGCGTGGCGCACATGGATGATTTCTTTTTGCCACAAAGCCTGCGTACAACTGCACGTTTGTCGGTACCCGGCGGGAATGTGCACTACGAACGTTTTATACAGGAAATCTTGCCGTACCTGCGCGATGCGAATGCGTTTTCTTACCGAAAGTTTGACTGCGGCAGCATGGACTTTGCCGGGCAGCGGGAGGTGCCGGTCGGCAGATGGCGTATTGTGGAGGGCTCGTACAGTATGCACCCCAAGTTTGGACGTTACTGGGACACCGCTGTCTTTTCCACCGTGAATCCACAGGAGCAATTGGAGCGCATTTGCAGGCGAAACGGCGCACAAGCCGCCGCGCTTTTTGAAACGCACTGGATTCCGCTGGAGGAAGCGTACTTTGCCGACTGCCGGACAGCAGAGCGCGCAGATTTGACTCTTTAA
- a CDS encoding Hsp20/alpha crystallin family protein: protein MFDLIPFEHRNAGLFDFFNHFDDDFFNSVENNFSPCRTDIRDEGSKYVLEAELPGFQKEEIAINVENDCLTLAAQHKDENEQKDKAGNYIRRERRMSGMSRSFDVSGIDTAKISASFENGILTMDLPKKEEAKQLPKQIPIQ, encoded by the coding sequence ATGTTTGACTTGATTCCTTTTGAGCATCGCAACGCTGGCCTGTTTGACTTTTTCAACCATTTCGATGATGATTTCTTCAATTCCGTCGAAAATAACTTCTCCCCCTGCCGCACGGATATTCGCGACGAGGGCAGCAAGTATGTTTTGGAGGCGGAGCTGCCGGGTTTCCAAAAAGAAGAAATTGCCATCAATGTGGAAAATGATTGCCTGACGCTGGCTGCACAGCACAAGGACGAAAATGAGCAGAAAGACAAGGCGGGCAATTACATTCGCCGCGAGCGCCGCATGAGCGGTATGAGCCGGTCGTTTGATGTCTCCGGTATTGACACGGCGAAAATTAGTGCAAGCTTTGAAAATGGCATTTTGACTATGGATCTGCCGAAGAAAGAGGAAGCAAAGCAGCTGCCAAAGCAGATTCCGATTCAATAA
- a CDS encoding ABC transporter permease subunit, whose product MVKGAVPVKSGATKKKKSGRQSKRMFFYVLPFLVLVFLFSYFPLYGWVYAFYDYKPPLPLSECDFVGTKWFTMLFANSTQVKQLLQVMENTFAMSLLGIATSILPLLFAVFLNEIKNKPFRNVVQTLTTLPNFISWVLVFSVAFSLFSNTGMVNTVLQNMGILHDPVKFLDSDAHTWLWMLFWNTWKSLGWNAILYLASISSIDLSLYEAARVDGANRAQLMRHITIPALMPTFFVLLMLSVANFLNNGMDQYFVFQNAFNKTHIQVLDLYVYNIGMTGNSLSLATAISMMKSVVSVVLLVLVNYTSKKTRGESII is encoded by the coding sequence ATGGTCAAAGGGGCTGTTCCCGTAAAGAGTGGAGCAACAAAGAAGAAAAAGAGCGGCCGCCAAAGTAAGAGAATGTTCTTCTATGTGCTGCCTTTTTTGGTTCTGGTATTTCTGTTTTCGTATTTTCCACTGTACGGCTGGGTTTATGCCTTTTATGACTACAAACCGCCGTTGCCGCTTTCAGAGTGCGACTTTGTGGGAACCAAGTGGTTCACCATGCTGTTTGCCAATTCCACGCAGGTCAAACAGCTGCTTCAGGTCATGGAAAACACCTTTGCCATGAGTCTGCTGGGAATTGCCACTTCCATTCTGCCGCTGCTGTTTGCGGTGTTTCTTAATGAGATTAAGAACAAGCCGTTTCGCAATGTGGTGCAGACGCTGACAACACTGCCAAACTTCATCAGCTGGGTGCTGGTGTTTTCCGTTGCATTCAGCCTGTTTTCAAACACCGGCATGGTCAACACTGTCCTGCAGAATATGGGGATTCTCCACGACCCGGTTAAGTTTTTGGACAGTGACGCGCACACCTGGCTGTGGATGCTGTTCTGGAACACATGGAAGAGCTTGGGCTGGAACGCCATTCTGTACTTAGCCTCTATCAGCAGCATTGACCTGTCGCTGTATGAAGCCGCGCGGGTGGACGGCGCAAACCGGGCGCAGCTGATGCGGCACATCACCATTCCGGCACTGATGCCAACTTTCTTTGTCCTGCTGATGCTCTCCGTTGCGAATTTCCTCAACAACGGCATGGATCAGTACTTCGTTTTCCAGAACGCATTCAATAAAACGCACATCCAGGTTTTGGATCTTTATGTTTACAACATCGGTATGACCGGCAACAGCCTGTCGCTGGCAACGGCAATCAGCATGATGAAGAGTGTTGTCAGTGTGGTGCTGCTGGTGCTTGTAAACTACACCTCGAAAAAGACACGCGGCGAGTCAATTATCTGA
- a CDS encoding carbohydrate ABC transporter permease, with translation MVSIKKKKQPLTKGAVIFNLCNYLFFAVMALICAYPFYYLIINTISANGLSANGAINFLPQQIHFQNYVQVLQLEGLPLAATVTIARTVIGTVCTVMASAFLGFMFTQRRMWGRKFWYRFLVITMYFNAGLIPMFITMKNLHLTNTFWVYILPAIVQPFNIILVKTYVESIPSALQEAAEIDGAGILTVFWKVILPTCTPILATVAIFAAVGQWNSFQDTLIYVTDTKLYSLQYLLYQYINQANSLAMLVKNNGTAGMDMAALATQQTPTSIRMTVSVIVVLPILFIYPMFQRYFVKGIMIGSVKG, from the coding sequence GTGGTATCTATTAAAAAAAAGAAGCAGCCCCTAACGAAGGGCGCGGTGATTTTTAATCTGTGCAACTACCTGTTCTTTGCCGTCATGGCGCTGATCTGCGCATATCCGTTTTACTATTTGATTATCAACACCATCAGCGCGAACGGCTTGAGCGCAAACGGCGCAATCAACTTTCTGCCGCAGCAAATTCATTTTCAAAACTATGTGCAGGTGCTGCAGCTGGAGGGGCTGCCGTTGGCGGCAACCGTGACCATCGCCCGTACCGTTATCGGCACGGTCTGCACCGTGATGGCGTCCGCGTTTCTGGGTTTTATGTTCACCCAGCGGCGGATGTGGGGGCGCAAATTCTGGTACCGGTTTTTGGTTATCACCATGTACTTTAACGCCGGCCTGATTCCGATGTTTATCACCATGAAAAATCTGCACCTGACCAATACCTTTTGGGTTTACATTCTGCCGGCAATTGTGCAGCCATTTAACATCATCCTGGTGAAAACCTATGTGGAGTCCATTCCAAGCGCCCTGCAGGAGGCCGCCGAAATCGACGGCGCGGGCATTTTGACGGTATTCTGGAAAGTTATTCTGCCAACCTGTACGCCGATTTTGGCAACGGTGGCGATTTTTGCGGCAGTCGGTCAGTGGAACTCCTTTCAGGATACTTTGATTTATGTGACGGACACCAAGCTGTACTCGCTGCAGTACCTGCTGTACCAGTACATCAATCAGGCGAATTCACTGGCGATGCTGGTGAAAAACAACGGCACCGCCGGCATGGATATGGCGGCGCTCGCCACCCAGCAGACGCCGACTTCTATCCGTATGACAGTGTCGGTCATTGTGGTGCTGCCGATTCTGTTTATTTACCCGATGTTCCAGCGGTATTTTGTCAAAGGCATTATGATTGGTTCGGTCAAAGGGTAA
- a CDS encoding type 2 periplasmic-binding domain-containing protein — protein sequence MRVTKRVAAALLCAAMLVSSTACSGGSGSSSVSAGSAAGSTAASDTGTGSSKYKKFITVDVFDSQANYQGKQSGWFAKIVKDKFNMELNIIAPNVAGGGDTLFQTRSAAGDLGDLILTGANNGRLSTMVKAGLLADMTDLMKNEKNISNYSSAITETNKLASKTGMWAIPSQISSQTADTPSEGLDPTFGPYVRWDAYKKAGYPEMKSMDDLLTVWKKMQDAVPKSDSGKKTYAVSLFKDWDDNMMNNAKQPTCLYGYDEMGFVLAKADGSDYQSIVDSNSIYNKVLKLFFKANQMGLVDPESTSQNYDTLNSKYKDGQVLYSPWPWLGQAAYNTTEHKQAGKGFMLAPIDDMKIFSYGCVPNGNPSNCISIGSKAEDPQRLADFIDWLYSPEGIEDTMGAGPKGLTWEMKDGKPALTEFGKKAQLGGDATLPASYGGGSWKDGVSQLNFNTVTPVDIDPETKSTYSYTMWDSVLSENTTALDTDWQKKMGTKTTIDYLKKHDMLMVAPGSGYAAPEVSSDIATLRNQCKQVIVADSWKMIFAKDENEFNSLLKDMQTTVKGLGYDQVLAVDMKDAKDQQTARETIMKTNGSSASSK from the coding sequence ATGAGAGTGACAAAAAGAGTAGCCGCTGCACTGCTCTGTGCAGCAATGTTGGTCAGCAGCACAGCCTGCAGCGGGGGGAGCGGCTCGTCGTCCGTTTCTGCCGGCAGCGCTGCGGGGAGCACCGCCGCTTCCGATACCGGCACGGGCAGTTCCAAGTACAAAAAGTTTATTACCGTGGATGTCTTTGACAGCCAGGCAAACTATCAGGGCAAGCAGTCCGGCTGGTTTGCAAAAATTGTAAAGGATAAGTTTAACATGGAGCTGAACATCATCGCGCCGAACGTGGCAGGCGGCGGCGACACCCTGTTTCAGACACGCTCCGCCGCAGGCGACTTGGGCGACTTAATCCTGACCGGTGCCAACAACGGACGGCTTTCGACGATGGTTAAGGCGGGTCTTCTGGCAGACATGACCGACTTGATGAAGAATGAAAAGAACATTTCTAATTACAGCAGCGCCATCACAGAAACCAACAAGCTGGCGTCAAAAACAGGAATGTGGGCAATCCCCAGCCAGATTTCCAGCCAGACTGCAGACACCCCTAGTGAAGGCTTGGACCCGACCTTCGGCCCGTATGTCCGCTGGGATGCTTACAAAAAAGCCGGTTATCCGGAAATGAAGAGCATGGATGACCTGCTCACAGTCTGGAAAAAGATGCAGGATGCTGTGCCGAAGAGCGACTCCGGCAAAAAGACCTACGCTGTCTCCCTCTTTAAAGACTGGGACGACAACATGATGAACAATGCCAAGCAGCCTACCTGCCTGTATGGCTACGATGAGATGGGCTTTGTGCTTGCCAAAGCAGACGGCAGCGATTACCAGAGCATCGTCGACAGCAATTCGATTTACAACAAGGTGCTCAAGCTGTTCTTTAAGGCGAACCAGATGGGTTTGGTAGACCCAGAGTCCACTTCACAGAACTACGATACGCTTAACAGTAAGTACAAGGACGGTCAGGTTCTGTACTCGCCGTGGCCGTGGCTGGGGCAGGCCGCTTACAACACAACCGAACATAAGCAGGCTGGCAAAGGCTTCATGCTGGCACCGATTGACGACATGAAAATTTTCTCCTACGGCTGTGTGCCGAACGGCAATCCCTCCAACTGCATTTCCATCGGCAGCAAGGCGGAGGATCCGCAGCGTCTGGCAGACTTTATCGACTGGCTCTACTCGCCGGAAGGCATTGAGGATACCATGGGCGCCGGCCCGAAGGGCTTGACCTGGGAAATGAAGGACGGAAAGCCGGCTTTGACGGAGTTCGGCAAGAAAGCGCAGCTTGGCGGCGACGCAACACTTCCGGCGTCGTATGGCGGCGGCAGCTGGAAAGACGGCGTTTCGCAGCTGAACTTTAACACCGTTACGCCGGTCGACATCGACCCCGAAACCAAGTCTACCTATTCTTACACCATGTGGGACAGCGTGCTGAGCGAAAACACAACGGCACTGGACACCGATTGGCAGAAAAAGATGGGCACAAAAACAACGATTGACTATCTCAAAAAACATGATATGCTGATGGTAGCGCCCGGCAGCGGTTACGCTGCGCCGGAGGTCAGTTCCGACATCGCAACGCTGCGCAATCAGTGCAAGCAGGTTATTGTTGCAGATTCCTGGAAAATGATTTTCGCAAAGGATGAAAATGAATTTAACAGTCTTCTGAAGGATATGCAGACCACAGTGAAGGGCTTGGGTTACGACCAGGTTTTGGCGGTGGATATGAAGGATGCAAAGGATCAGCAGACTGCCCGCGAAACGATCATGAAGACAAACGGAAGCAGCGCCAGCAGCAAATAA